Within the Nocardioides humi genome, the region CCGCCATGGATGCGTGTGCGGACGACCACGAGATCGGCGTCGTCATCATCACCGGCGCGGGCGACCGGTCCTTCTGCTCGGGCGGCGACGTACGTGGGCAGCGCACTCGACGCCCCGAGGAGGGTCGCTCCCACATGCGTACGCTTCTCAAGCTCGGCGAGTCGATCCGTACGTGCGGCAAGCCCGTCCTCGCCTCGGTGAACGGCTACGCGATCGGCTCGGGCCACGAGCTGCACCTCATGTGCGACCTCACGATCGCCGCAGACACGGCACGATTCGGTCAGGTGGGACCGCGCGTTGGGGGACTGCCGTTCTGGGGCGCCGTACAGATGCTGCCACGAACCGTCGGCGAGAAGCGCGCGAGAGAGATCCTCTTCCTCTGTGAGCAGTACACCGCCGACGAGGCTCTCGCCATGGGGCTGGTCAACAAGGTGGTGCCCCTCTCCGAGCTCGCGGCCGAGACCGATGCCATGGCCCAGCGAATCCTCGATCTCAGCCCGCGGTCCCTGCGGCTGCTGAAGATGCTGGTCAACCACGGATCGGACCTGGACCATCCCACCTACGCCATGGGAGCGGAGCTTCTCGCATCGACGTTCGGCGACGACGAGAATCTGGAGGGCATCAACGCCTTCCTGGAGAAGCGCGAGCCAGACTACCGGAAGTTCAGAAGACGATGAGTGGCCAGAGAGCCCGCGCGATCTCCTCGGCGTGCGGCGAAAGCCTCGATCCCGAAGGCTTGGCCGACCTCGTGGTCCACGCGGCCCGAGTCCTGCGCCGGGCCCGGCTGGCCGTCCCGGAGCTCCCAGGAGCCAGGGTCTTGTCAATCCTCGACGAGGTTGGCACGGCGACCATCAACGAGCTGGCGATCGGCGACGGTGTCGCGCAACCGACGATGTCGGAAGCAGTCGCATCCCTGGCAGACCGACAGCTGGTGGAACGCGCGACCGACCCCGATGACGCGCGAGTGCGCAGGGTCCGGATCACTCAACGCGGCCGCCAGGCTCTGATGACCTACCGGCGACAGCTGGGCAATGCCCTGGCACAGCAGGCCCACGGTGCAGGCATCACTGCCGAGGAGGTCCGCCGGCACGGGTCGGCTCTCCGGCGACTCGCCGACGCTTGGGAACATCCGCAGAGCGAACCACGTCCCTGACCTCTCCGGCTTCCCCGACCTCTCTGGCTCACGGCTGGTCCGCGCGGAGCATCACGTAGAGGCCCTCAGCATCGGGCGCAAACCCGTCTCGCCGTCACGAATCGTGGCGTCGACGTACGTCTTCCGGCCGACGGATCTCCTGATGCGTGCCTCGATCTGGAGCGGCCTGTTCAGCGGCGCGATTGCGCGGAAGTTGACGTGCAGGTATGCCGTGCGCGACCTCCCAGATGTCCGCCGCTCGACCACTTCGCCACAGACCTCGTCCAGCAGCGAGGCCACGATTCCGCCGTGTGCCGCGCCGTTGCCGCCGAGGAAGCACTCCGAGAACTGGGCTGTCCCCCGGAGGGCGCCGGTCGCCTACACCTCCGAGGTGGCCTCGGGCAACATCACGTTGCCGTGGGAGGGCAGCTCTGCCGTGTGGCCGAACCTGTGCACTCCGGGCGCCCTTCGCGCATCGAGAAGCACAGCCGTCAAGTCGTTCCAGCTCCTCTCGCAACCACCACCGCTGCGCCTCGTCCGGGTCTGCTCCGGAGAAGGCGTCCAGGAAGGTCCTGGCCGCGACCGCGAGCGATCGATACGACTCGACCTCATTGGGGCGACAGTCCCGACTCGCCGCGGCCTGGCCACGACACCGTCCTTCCTCCGGGTCGGTGGTGCCGTCTTCCTCGCGTCGTTGCTGTCTGGCGCACTCACCGGCTTCGCCGTGATCTCCCTGATCTCGGGAGGGCTCACCGAGAACGTCTCCGTGGCCGTGGTGGTCGTGGCGAACTGCTGCGGGATCGCCATGCGCCTGGCCACCGGCTGGTGGATCGACCGGTCGGGGCGTGACCCCCACGATCCGGTCGCGATCCTCATGGTGCTCGGAGGTGGCGGCACCGCGTTGCTGGCGACCGGCACTGCGTCGGTGATGGCCGTGGGCACGGTCCTGGCGTTCGCCTTCGGGTGGGGCTGGTCCGGCCTCGTCTACTTTCTGGTGGTCCGCGCCGATGCCGCCTCCGCAGGCGCCGCTACCTCGGCCGTTTCAGTCCGGGGTCATGCTGGGCTCCGGCGTAGGGCCGCTGCCGATGAGCGCGATACTCGCGGGAGCAGGCGCCGGCCCCGCATGGCTCGCCGTCTCGGCCGCGATCGTGGCAGGAGGCGTCCTCATACGCAGTGCACGGCCTGCCGGGCCCACCTGAAAGGTCGCCGCCCACGATGGCCGCACTGTGCCCGGTCTGGACCCCGGTTCTGTCCGGGTCGATCAGTCGTCGACCGGCGTGATCCGCCGCGGCATGAGCAGCCCGGCCGCCACGAGGCCGACGGCCGCGGCGGTCACGGCGAGGAAGACGGTGTGCAGCGCCGGGTCCAGCACGTCGACGGGCAGCGCCTCCAGGTCGACGTCGCCCGCCGCGCGGCCACCGCCGAGACGCGAGGCCACGACGCCGTTGGCGACCGCGCCGAAGATCGCGACCCCGACCGCGCTGCCGACCGAGCGGGCGAACATGTTGCTGCCGGTGGCGACGCCGCGGTCGCGCCAGGTGACCGCCGACTGGGCGGCGACGATGCCCGGGCTGGCGACGTACCCGAGCCCGAGGCCGAGCACGAGGCAGCCGACGGCGAGCAGCCACACCGGGCTGTCCGGTCCGGCGGTGGCCACGACGCCGGCGCCGAGCAGGCCGAGCGCGGAGCCGGCGAGCAGGCAGGCGCGGAAGCTTCCCCGGGTGTAGAAGCGGCCGGCGGTGCTGGCGGCGATCGGCCAGCCGATCGCGAGCGCGGCGACGGCGAGCCCGGCGGTGACGGCGCCGGCGCCGAGCACCTGCTGCGCGTAGACGGGGACGTACGACGTCACGCCCAGCATGACCATGCCGACGACGAGCGCGCCGGCCATCGAGGACCCGAGCACCCGGGACCGGAACACCCACAGCGGCAGCACCGGGTCGGCCACCCGGCGCTCGACGAGCACGAAGGCCATCGCGAGCGCGGCCGCGACGACGAAGATCCCGACGCCGACCGGCGACCACCAGGCCCATCGGATCCCACCCTCGAGGAGCCCGAGCAGGAGCAGGCCCGCCGCGGCGGCGAGCAGCAGCGCCCCCGGTACGTCGACCGGCCGGCGCTCCGCACGGCCCGCCCGGGCGGACGGGGTGGCCGCCTCGTCGAACCGGCGCCACAGCACGACCGCGGCCAGCAGGCCGAGCGGCAGGTTGATCCAGAAGATCCACCGCCACGACGCGTGCTCGGCGAACAGCCCGCCCAGGGTGGGACCGACGACGGCCGAGACGGCCCACACGCCGGCGACATAGCTCTGCGCGACCGCGCGCTCGGCGACGGAGTAGATGTCGCCCATGATGGTCATCCCGCTCGGCTGGATCGCCCCCGCGCCCAGGCCCTGCAGACCGCGGAAGACGATCAGCGCGGGCATGCTCCACGCGACCGCGCACAGCAGCGACCCGAGCACGAACAGCCCGATGCCGAGCAGCATCAGCGGCTTGCGCCCGAACACGTCGGCGAGCTTGCCGTAGACCGGGGTGGTGACGGCCTGCGCGAGCAGGTACGTCGAGAACAGCCACGGGAACTGCGTGAAGCCGCCCAGGTCGGTCACGATCGCCGGCACCGCGGTCGCCAGGATCGTGGTGTCGATGGCGACGAGCGCCGTGCTGAGCATCACCGCGCCGAGGATCGGCCCCCGCTCGCTGCGCAGCCCGACGCTCGCGCGGGTGATCGGGCTGGCTGTGGAGACGGTCACGTATCGCTGCAACCGGCGGCCCGCACCCGGCATTCCCCCGGGGTCGCTCAGGGGCGCAGCGCTCCGCAGCCGCAGGCGGCCTGGGCCTCGGCGACGATCTCCGGCGCCTGCTCCGCCCACGGGTAGGGGCTGGCCACCAGGACCGTCGGCCCGGCGACGAGCACCGTCCGGTCGCTGAGCTCGCCGTCGGCGTACGTCCTCGCCTCGTCCGCGGAGTCGAACTCGACCCACACGACGGTCTGAATCAGCTCGGGGAGGCCACCCAGCACCGACTCCGGGTCGTCGCCCTCAGCCCAGCAGTCCAACTGGCGGAAGTCGACCTGACCATCGGCACCGGTGGAGTTCTCGCTCCAGTAGGGCTGCGCGCACTCACCGCTGGCGAGATCGGAGGTCACGCCCTCGACCACGTCGAAGGCGAGGGGCGCGTCCGGGTCGGG harbors:
- a CDS encoding enoyl-CoA hydratase-related protein, with protein sequence MGRITINRPEVLNALRRQTYVELLAAMDACADDHEIGVVIITGAGDRSFCSGGDVRGQRTRRPEEGRSHMRTLLKLGESIRTCGKPVLASVNGYAIGSGHELHLMCDLTIAADTARFGQVGPRVGGLPFWGAVQMLPRTVGEKRAREILFLCEQYTADEALAMGLVNKVVPLSELAAETDAMAQRILDLSPRSLRLLKMLVNHGSDLDHPTYAMGAELLASTFGDDENLEGINAFLEKREPDYRKFRRR
- a CDS encoding MarR family winged helix-turn-helix transcriptional regulator, which codes for MSGQRARAISSACGESLDPEGLADLVVHAARVLRRARLAVPELPGARVLSILDEVGTATINELAIGDGVAQPTMSEAVASLADRQLVERATDPDDARVRRVRITQRGRQALMTYRRQLGNALAQQAHGAGITAEEVRRHGSALRRLADAWEHPQSEPRP
- a CDS encoding MFS transporter, with amino-acid sequence MTVSTASPITRASVGLRSERGPILGAVMLSTALVAIDTTILATAVPAIVTDLGGFTQFPWLFSTYLLAQAVTTPVYGKLADVFGRKPLMLLGIGLFVLGSLLCAVAWSMPALIVFRGLQGLGAGAIQPSGMTIMGDIYSVAERAVAQSYVAGVWAVSAVVGPTLGGLFAEHASWRWIFWINLPLGLLAAVVLWRRFDEAATPSARAGRAERRPVDVPGALLLAAAAGLLLLGLLEGGIRWAWWSPVGVGIFVVAAALAMAFVLVERRVADPVLPLWVFRSRVLGSSMAGALVVGMVMLGVTSYVPVYAQQVLGAGAVTAGLAVAALAIGWPIAASTAGRFYTRGSFRACLLAGSALGLLGAGVVATAGPDSPVWLLAVGCLVLGLGLGYVASPGIVAAQSAVTWRDRGVATGSNMFARSVGSAVGVAIFGAVANGVVASRLGGGRAAGDVDLEALPVDVLDPALHTVFLAVTAAAVGLVAAGLLMPRRITPVDD